In the genome of Holophagales bacterium, the window CGCGATTCTCCTCTCGCCGCTGCTGCGCGCCCGGCAGACGGCCGAGCCGGTGATCGCGGCGTGCCGCTTCAAGGGTGAGCCCATCGTCACGGAGGCGCTGCTCCCCGGCTCGGACCCGATGAGCATTCTCTCGGAGGTGGAGACGGCGGAGTGGAAGTCGGTGCTCCTGGTGGGCCACGAGCCTCACATGGGGCGCCTCGTCGGCCGCCTCGTCTCGGGGCGCAAGGACGTGGAGGTGCCGATGAAGAAGGCGGCTCTCGCCGTCTTCGAGCTCCACCCCCACCTCGCCCCCGGCCACGCCGAGCTGAAGTCCTACCTCCCCCCCCGCATCCTCGAACGCCTCTAACCCGAGGAGGAGGGGGTCAGGTCTACCTTCTACACTCTACGCGGAGCGTTCCGAGAGGAGCTTCTCGAGCGCGGCGACCTTCTTGCGCACGTCCTTGCTCGCCCCTTCGGGCGCGTTGCGCCGGGCGAGGATCGACGCGCGGGACACCTCGACGCCGAGCGCCTCTCCGATGGCCGGGAGCGTGGCGCGGGCGTGCTTCCTGAGTGCGCCCGCCAGGATCGCCCGTTCCAGCGAGAGGATTCGCGGACGCTGACGCAGCTCGGCGAGGGTCAGCCCGAAGGCCTGCTCGAAAAGGCCGATGACCGCTTCGACCGACGGCGTAACGGGCTCGCGCTGCCTCCGGGGCACCTCGCGGCCTTCGTCGGTCGCCTTCGCCCCCGCCCGGGCCGCCTCGGCGAACGACGCCGAGCCGAGGTAGATCTGGCCGAGGACCTGGCCCCAGGGATCGTAGGAGGCGGCGTCCTTGTCGAGGACGAACTCCCGGTACTTCGCCGCGGCCGTGGCGCGGCGGGAGCCGAACTGCTCGAGCAGGAACGACGTGTCGAGCCACTCGGGTGTGCTCTCCAGGCCCGCGGTCGCCCGGAAGCTGGACCACGGCCAGTCGCCCGCGGAAGCCACGAGGCCGGCGCCGACGGGATTGCGGACGATGTAACGCGACACCTCGAGCAGGTGGGCGTCGCGCTGGACGAGGATCGCCTTGAAGCGGCCCTGGAACACGTGCCCGTCGCGCCCGTGACGCCGGTTGAAGTGCTGGGCGTAGTCGCCGTTGAGCTGGCGCATCCCGCGCGAGAGGGTGGCCTCGGGCGTTCCCACGAGGAGGTGGTAGTGATTGCCCATGAGGACCCAGGCGTGGAGCTTCCAGCCGAAGAGCTCGACGCTGCGGCCGAGGAGCTGCAGGAATTCGCGCCGGTCGGCGTCGTCGAGGAAGACCTCCCGACGCTCGTTCCCGCGTGAGGTGACGTGCCACAGGGCGCCGGCGTGGTCGAGGCGGAGGGGTCGGCTCATGCCGACAGTATAGTGTAGACGGTAGACCTGACCCCCAGCCCTATTCGGGGCGCCAGAGGGCTTCGGGCTCGGAGCGGACCTTGGCGGCCCAGCGGGAGAGGACGAAGAGGAGGTCGGAGAGGCGGTTGAGGTAGACGAGGCACTGGTCGCCGATCGCCTCGTGGCGGCCGAGCGTGGTGACGAGGCGCTCGGCGCGGCGGCAGACCGTGCGGGCCTGGTGGAGGTGGGCTCCGACGAGGCCTCCTCCGGGGAGGACGAACGACGTGAGCTCGGGGAGGCCGGAGTTCAGGTCGTCGATCGTCGCCTCGAGGAACGCGACGTGGTGCGCTTCGATGACGGGCTGCTTCGGGTGGCGGTCGCCGGGGAGGGTGGCGAGGTCGGAGCCGAGGTTGAAGAGCTCGTTCTGGAGGCGGAAGAGGATGGCGTCGAGCGTCTCCTTCACCTCGGGCGAGGCGCCGGGGAGGTCGCGGTTCGTGACGCGGACGACGCCCAGGATGGCGTTGAGCTCGTCCACGGTGCCGTAGCTCTCGATCCGGATGGAGTCCTTCGCGATGCGCTGGCCGCCGACGAGGCTCGTCTCGCCCTTGTCCCCTCCCCGGGTGTAGACGCGGTTGATCCGGATCGCCATGCCTGTCTCCTCTTTTCGCCTCGCTGCCGGACGGCTGCTACCCTCCGCCGCGATGGCCGTAACGGATTACCACGTTCACACCGCACGCTGCGGACACGCGGGCGGCGCGACCCGAGATTACGTCCTCCACGGGCTTTCGCGGGGACTCACCGAGATCGCGATCACCGACCACGTGCCGCTCTACTTCCTCCCCGGCGAGGACCCCGACCCGGGGCTCGCGATGACGCGGGCGGAGCTGCCCGGCTACGTCGAGGAAGTCCTCGCGTTGAGGGAGGAGTTCCGGGGGCGGATCGACGTGCTGCTGGGGATCGAGGCGGACTACGCCGAGGGGCACGAGGAGGAGCTGCGCGCGCTCCTTTCGCCGTACGACTGGGACGTCGTCCTCGGGTCGGTGCACTTCGTCGCCGGCGGGTGGATCGACGCGCCGGGCGCGGGCGCCCGGCACGAGAGCGAGGGGTCGGCGAACCTCTGGAACGCGTATTACAGGCTCGTCGCGAAGGCGGCGGCGTCGGGCCTCTTCGACGTGATGACGCACTTCGACCTGGCGAAGAAGTTCGGGCACCACCGCCCGCCGGAGTGCGAGGCGGCCGAGGACGCCGCGGTGGAGGCGGCGCGCGCCGCGGGAGTGGCGGTGGAAGTCTCGAGCGCGGGGCTGCGCAAGCCCGTGGGCGAGGAGTACCCCGGCCCGAAGCTCCTGACCAAGCTCGTCGCCGCCGGCGTGCCGCTCGTCTTCTCCTCCGACAGCCACGCCCCGGCAGAAGTGGCGTGGGGCCGCGAGCAGGCCGTCGCCGCCGCGAAAGCCGCCGGAGCGACGGGACACGCGACCTGGCGCGGCCGCGTCCGCACCATCCACCCGTTCTAGGTGGGGCCTCCCGAGGGGGGGTCAGGTCTACCTTCTACACTCTGCTGCGAGCAGAGTGTAGAAGGTAGACCTGACCCCCTCCCCCTACCCTCGGAGCTCGACTTTGAAACCGGGGGTGAGGGTGAGGGTGAGGGCGGCGAGGCGGCAGGGCCAGGCTTCCTTGCGGAGGCGGGCGTCGACGCGGTCCCAGATCCAGTGGGCGAGGTTCTCGGCCGTGGGGACGGTGTCGCGGAACTCGGGGATCTCCTCGTTGAGGTTGCGGTGGTCGAGGGGGCGATCGACCTCTTCCTTGAGGAGGCGGTCGAGGTCGGTGAGGTTGACGACCATGCCGTGCTCGGGGTCGGGCTCCCCTTCCACGGAGATCTCGAGGGCGTAGTTGTGTCCGTAGCCCGCGGGATTGGACGCCGCGCCGTAGGTCTCGCGGTTCCACTCCTCGGACCGGTCGCGGCGGAAGAGACGGTGGGCGGCGTTGAAGTGGATCGTCCGCGAGAGGTGGAGCATCGCGGGCGATTCTAGCGAGACGGTGCCCGCGTTGCCTCCCGCTCGGATCTTGAGCATGATGGCCGGAGCGTCACCGACCGAAAGAAGAACGATGAGCCTGCCGCCCGGATCACGCCTCGGACCCTACGAGATCCTCTCCGCGATCGAAGCGGGGGGCATGGGATCGGTCTATCTCGGCCGGGACACCCGCCTGATGCGCGACGTGGCGGTGAAGGTGCTGCCTGTCGGGATGATGGAGGACCCGCGCGCCGTGGAGCGGTTCCTGCGCGAGGCGCGCGCGGCGGCCGCGCTGTCGCACCCGAACATCGTGGCGATCCACGACGTGGGGGACGCCCCGGTGAACGTCCAGGGCCCCTTCGGACCGCGGGAGGTGCGGCTGCGCTACCTCGTGGAGGAGTACGTCGACGGGGGCTCGCTCCGCCGCGTCCTGAAGGGGGGCGTTCGCCCCGATCTCCTCACGATCTCCGGCTGGGCCGTCGGGATCGTCCGCGCGCTCGTGGCCGCGCACGAGAAAGGGCTGATCCACCGGGACCTGAAGCCCGAGAACGTCCTCGTCGACTCCCAGGGGAACGCGAAGATCGCCGACTTCGGCCTCGTCCGCTGGATCTACCCGCAGACGGCCGCCCCGTCGCCGAAGGACGAGGCCAAGAACGGCCCGCCGACGCTGACGCACGCGGGGTTCGTCGTGGGGACGCTCGGGTACATGAGCCCCGAGCAGGTGCTCGGCGGGGCGATCGACGGCCGAAGCGACCTCTTCGGCCTCGGCATCCTCCTGTTCGAGCTGGTGACGGGGTCGTCGCCGTTCGCGCGCAGCAGCACCGACGCCGCCTTCGACGCCGTCCTCAACCACACCCCTTCGCCCCTCCAGTCTTTCGTCTCCAACGTGCCCGATCGCCTGGCGCGGATCGTGTCGTGGTGCCTCGAGAAGGACGCCGCGAAGCGCCCCGCCTCGGCGCGCGAGCTGCTGCCGCACCTCGAGAGGCTGCAGGCAGAGCTCGCCGGGAGCACGCGCGCCTCGTCGACCGGGCTGCCGCGGCTCACCGAGCCGCCGGGTCCACGGGGCGTTCCCCCTCTCCTCTGGCTCGCGACGGCGGCGGCCGTCCTGGTCGCGTTCGTCGCGGGGTTCGCCGCGGGGAGGGCACGTCCCGACAACCGGCCCTCTCCCTCCTCCGCCGCCGCCTGGACCGCCGTGCCGCTCTCCCTGACGGCCGAGCCGGCGATGGAGGTGACGCTCCTGCCGGGCGGCCGCCGCGCCCTCCTCGGAAGCGGCGAGCTCCTGGACGCGGACGCGGGGCGTCTGCGGAGACGTGCCCTCGGCGGAACGCTGGCCGGCCCCGTCGTGGGTGGCTCCGGTAGCGCGGTGATCGGGACGACGGAGGAGGGCATCGTGGAGGTGCCGCTCCCGGCGGGGACGCCCGTGAGGACGCTCGTCGCGGACGGCCTCGAGCCCTGCCTCTCGCCCGACGAGAGCCAGCTGGCGTTCGTCCGCCGCGACGGCAGCTCGAGCGAGCTGTGGGTGGCGCGGCGGGACGGCCACAGCCCGAGGCGCGTGGCCCGGGCCGACACGGCGTTCTGGGCCTGGCCGGTCTTCACCGCCGACGGCGCGAGCCTCCTCTTCTACGACGTGGAGAGGACCGGGCCGCGCGCCGGCACGGGGCTCCTCTTCTCGGTGCGCCTGGCCGAGGGAACGCCCCTCCCCTTCGGCCCCGACGTGCGCCTCGAGCCGGGCGCGCGCCCGGCGATCGCGGAGGGCGGGAGCGTCCTGGTGAGGACGTACGGAATCCGCGACGCGCTGCTCCTGGAGAGGGAAGGGCGCGAGGCGGTGCCGCTGCCGTTCGGGGCAGGGCTCTCGCTCCTCGTCGCCTCGCCCGGGGGAGAGACGATCGCGGCCCGCCCCGAGGGAGGGCCGCTGATCCTCTGGAGAAGAGTCGCCGGCCCTACTTGACGCCCAGGAGCTCGACGTCGAACACGAGGGTGGCACCAGGCGGGATGACGTTGCCCGCTCCGCGGTCGCCGTAGCCGAGCTGGGGCGGGATGAGGAGCGTGCGCTTGCCGCCCACCTTCATCGTGGAGACGCCCTCGTCCCAGCCCTTGATGACCCGCCCGCGCCCGATGGGGAACTCGAACGGGGAGCCGCGGTCGACGGAGCTGTCGAACTTCGTCCCCTTCGCCTCGTTCACCCAGAGCCAGCCCGTGTAGTGCATGACGCAGATCTGGCCCGTCTCGGGGGAGGGACCGGTCCCGACGACGACGTCTTCGTAACCGAGCCCGCTTTCGGTCTTCACCATCTTCGACTCCTTCTTCGCGGCGGCGGGGGCCTCGGCCTTCGCTACGGCGGGGGCCTGGGCATTCGCCTTCGGTGCTCCGGCTTTCGGGGCCTGCTTCTGCTGCGCGGTCGCCGCGGTGGCGGCCAGCGCGAGCGCGCAGACGAGAGCCGTCGTGGACTTCTGCATGTTCGTCCTCCTGAGGTCTCCCGGTCGCCCCGGGAGCGGGGAGTCTAGGGGCGCCCCGGGGGAATGGGAAGCGCGCCGCCCTTCAGGCGGCGGGGGCGGACGCGATCGTCTTCTCCAGCTCCTCGACGTCCTCGCGGCTGCCGATGTAGAGCGGGGTCCGCTGGTGGTTCTCCTCGGGGAAGATGGAGACGATCCGCTTGCGCCCGTCGATCGCCAGTCCGCCCGCCGCCTCGACGACGGCCGCCAGCGGCGCCGCTTCGTACATGAGCCGGAGCTTGCCCTCGGGCGAGCCGTCGGTGCCGGGGTAGAGAAAGATGCCGCCGCGCAGGAGGATCCGGTGGACGTCGACGACGAGGGCTCCCGAGTAGCGCGTGGAGCGCGGGCGGCCGCGCCCGGGATCGGGCGTGCGCAGCGCCTCGACGAAACGTCGCGGCCCCTCGGGCCAGGTGGAGATGAAGCCCTCGTTGCAGGCGTAGTAGGTGCCGCGGCGGGGAATCCGGATGTCGGGATGGGAGAGGAGGAACTCGCCGATGCCCGGATCGAGGGTGAAGCCCTGGACGCCGGCCTTCGGCCCGGCGGTGTAGACGAGCATCGTGGCGGGGCCGTAGACGAAGTAGCCCGCGACGACCTGCTCCTGCGAGATGCGCGCGAGGAGCTCGGCCTCGGAGTGGATCGGGCCTGAGCCGCCGATGCGCCGCACGGAGAAGATCGACCCGACGGCGCCGTTGATGTCGAGGTTGGAGGAGCCGTCGAGCGGGTCGACGAAGACGACGTACTTGCCCGCGCTGGCCGCGACGGCCTCGTTCTCGGGGAGGCGGGCGGGAAGGTCCATCTCCTCGGTGACGACGGTCGGGACGAGCTGCCCGTAGGCGAAGGCCTCGAGGAAGATGTCGTTGGCGAGGGCGTCGAGCTTCTGCTGCTCCTCGCCCTGGACGTTCGTGTGCCCCGAGGGCCCGAGGACCTCCGCGAGGCCGGCGCGGGAGAGGACGCGGGCGATCCGCTTGCCCGCGAGCGCGAGCTGGGAGAGGAGAGCGGAGAGCTCGCCGGTCGCCTGCGGGTAGCGCCGCTCGGTCTCGAAGAGGTGGCGGTGGAGGCGGGTCCCGACGGTTCCGGTGGAGGTCACGGTGTCACCTCATCCCTGTGATGCGCCGGCCGCGGCGCGTGCCGCGGCCCTCGCGGCGCCGAGGATGGCGCAGGAGTCGTTGAGGACGACGCGGATCGGAATGCGCGCCAGGAGCGGCCCGAACCGCCCCTTGGCCGTGAAGGCGGTGAAAAAGCCGTCCCGAAGGAGCGGGAGGATCTTCGGCGCGATGCCGCCGCCGACGTAGACGCCGCCCGTGGCGAGGGTCTTCAGCGCGAGGTTCCCCGCTTCGCCGCCGTAGAGGGAGACGAAGCGGTGCATCGTCCTCTGGCAGACGGGGTCGGTCTCGTCGAGCGCGGCGCGGCTGACGACGGGGGCGGGGTCGCCGGAGGCGGCGATCGCGCTCGTGAGCCACTCGGGCTCGGGAAGGCCGGACAGGTTGCGCTCGAACCGGTAGAGCGTCGCGAGGCCCGGCCCCGAGACGACGCGCTCCCACGAGACGTGCCCGTGGCGCAGGCGGAGGGTCTTCAGGAGCTCGATCTCCTCGTCGTTGCGCGGCGCGAAGGAGGCGTGCCCCCCTCGGAGGGCATCGGGATGAAGCCGCTCGCGGAACGGAAGAGGAGCGCTTCGCCGAGGCCGGTGCCGGCCGAGATGAGGGCGCCGTTGCCCGTGGGGTCTTCCTCGCCCCGGTTGAGGACCTCGAAGTCGGAAGGGCCGAGCTCGGCGAGGCCCCAGGCGTTCGCGGCGAGGTCGTTGAGGACGACCGCGGGGACTCCGAGGTCGGCCCGGATCTCCTCGGCGTCGATGGAGAAGGCGACGTTCGTCCCCTCGGCGCGGCCGTGCCGTACGGGGCCGGCGACGCCGAAGGCCGCCGCTTCGAGCCGCTTCTCGCCCGCGAGGAAGCCGTCGAAGGCGTCGTGAAGGGTCGCGAAATCGCGCGTCGGAAAGCGCGTGCGGCGTTTCTCGACGAGGCGCCCGTCCTCCACTTCGAAGAGGGCGAGGCGCATGTTCGTTCCGCCGACGTCTCCGGCGAGCAGCATCGTCAGTCCTCCCCCGCGGCCGCGCGGTCCAGGAAGAAGAGCCTCTCTCCAACCGGCGGGTCGACGCAAGCGGCGGGAAGGGCGAGGTCTCCGGAGAGGACCCGGGCGAGCGCCTCGCGCTTGCCCCGGCCCGACACCACGAACACGACGGACCGCGCCGCGTTGAGGAGCGGCAGCGTGAACGTGACGCGCGAGGGGGGCGGCTTCGGCGCGCCGTCCACCCTCACGACGAGCCGCACCGTCTCGGCGGCCGCCGGGTGGCCGGGGAAGAGGGAAGCGGTGTGGCCGTCCTCGCCGAGGCCGAGGAGAACGAGGTCGAGGACCGGGACCGCGGGCGCGGGGGCCGAGAGGCGCTCGCGCAGGAGCGCCTCGTACCGCTCGGCCCCGTCGGGCGCGAGCGACGCAACGGGGTGGACGTTCTCGGGCGGGATCGGGACGTGGAAGAGGAGCGCCTCGCGGGCGGCGGCATCGTTGCGGTCGCCGTCGCACTCGCCGACGCAGCGCTCGTCGCCGAAGAAGACCTCGACCGAGCCCCACGGGACGAGGTCGGCCCACGGGGAGTCCGCGAGGCGGCGGTAGGCGGCGAGGGGCGTGGTGCCGCCGGCGAGGGCGACGCGGAAGCGCCCGCGTTCCTCCACTGCTTCGGCGGCGCGCAGCGCGAAGAGCTCGGCGACCCCCTCCGCGAGGGCGGCCGAGGACGGGAACACCGTGACCTGCGTTCTCGGCATGGCTCCGGTCGGGGACTAGGGCCGCCGCCAGCGGCGGCCGTCGCGGGCGAGGAGCTCCATGGCCGCCTCGGGCCCCCAGGTCCCGGCCTCGTAGTTCGGGAGGTCGCGCGGGGGGTTCTCGCGCCAGACGTCGAGGACGGCCGTGACGAGCTCCCACGCCGCCTCCACCTCGTCGCGCCGCGCGAAGAGGGTGGGGTCGCCGTTCAGCGCATCGAGGAGGAGCCGCTCGTAGGCGTCGGGGGTCTTCTCGCCGAAGTGCTCGGAGTACTTGAAGTCCATCTTCACCGTCTCGACGCGCATCGTCGGGCCGGGCTGCTTGGCGCCGATGCGCAGGGCGATCCCCTCGTCGGGCTGGATCCGCAGGACGAGGACGTTCGGCTCGTTTCCGAGGACACCCGCCCTGCGGAAGAGGGCGATGGGCGGCGTCTTGAAGGTGATGGCGATCTCGGTGACACGCTTGGGCAGGCGCTTGCCCGCGCGGAGGTAGAACGGCACGCCGGCCCAGCGCCAGTTCTCGATCTGGAGCTTCCACGCGGCGTACGTCTCGCGGCCGGAGGCGGCGGCGACGTGGGGCTCCTGGCGGTAGCCGGGGACGGGCTGACCGTCGATCGACCCCGGGGCGTACTGGCCGCGCACCGTGTCGCGCAGGATCTCCTCGGGCGTCTGCGGCCGCACCGAGCGGAGGACCTTGACCTTCTCGTCGCGGACGACGTTCGCCTCGAACGCGACGGGCGGCTCCATCGCCACGAGGCAGAGGAGCTGGAGCATGTGGTTCTCGACGATGTCGCGGAAGATCCCCGACTCCTCGTAGAACTTCCCGCGCCCCTCGACGCCGAGCGTCTCGGCGACGGTGATCTGGACGTGGTCGACGTAGCGCCGGTTCCAGAGCGGCTCGAAGATGCCGTTGCCGAGGCGGAAGACGAGGAGGTTCTGGGTCGTCTCCTTGCCGAGGTAGTGGTCGATGCGAAAGATCTGGCTCTCGCGGAACGCGTGGCGGACCTTCTCGTTGAGGGCGCGGGCGGAAGCGAGGTCGTGCCCGAACGGCTTCTCGACGACGAGACGCGACCAGGGGCCGGAGGGCTCCACCGCGTGGACGAGCCCCGCCTCGCCGAGTCGCGCGGCGGCGTCGCCGATGCCCGAGGGCGGGATGGCGAGGTAGTAGAGCCGGTTTCCCGGGAGACCCCGCTCCCCCTCGAGCGCCTCGAGGCGGGCCTTCAGGTCGACGAAGCTCTGCGTCTGCTTCAGGTCGCCCTTGAAGTGGAAGAGGCGCGCGGCGAATCTCCCCCACTCTTCGTCCCCGTGGGCCGTCCGGCCGAACTCGGCGAGGGCGGCGCGCAGGTCGTCGCGCCAGGCGTCGTCGGAGTCGACCGAGCGGGCGAAGCCGACGATCGCCGTCTCCGGGGCGAGCTGCCCCTGGCAGTGGAGCTCGAAGAGGGCCGGGACGAGCTTGCGGCGCGCGAGGTCGCCCGACCCCCCGAAGATGACGATCGTCGCCGCGGGAGGAGAGGTGGAGCTCATGCGCTCGGTCGAACGGGCCGGCGCACTACGTCCGGATCTTGACCGTGCGGGCCGACTCGAGGAGGGCGGCGCGGCGCCGCTCCTCGACGACGCCGAGGAGCTCGTCGTAGGACCTCTCGAAGGAGACGATCCCCTCGCCCTGGAGCTTCTCGCCGAGGGCTCGACGTCGAAGCCGAGCTCCTTGAGCCCGTCGAGCGTCCGGTGCGCCTCGTCGACCCCTTCGAGGACGGTGTCTCCCAGGTCGCGGCCGTGGTCGAGGAGGGCCTCGAGGGTCTTTTCCGGCAGGGTGTTCACGGTGTCGGGGCCGACGAGGTTCTCGACGTAGAGGAGATCGGAGTAGGCGGGGTTCTTCGTCCCGGTGGAGGCCCAGAGCGGGCGCTGCACGCGGGCCCCCCTTCGCCGCGAGCGCCTTCCACGCGCCGGTTCCGAAGGCGGCGAGGTAGTCCTGGTAGACGACCTTGGCGTTCGCGAGGGCGGCCTTGCCGCGCAGGGCCTCGAGCCGGGCGCGAAGCGGCGCGGGAGCCGTGCCCGCCTTCTCGGCCAGGAGCTTGTCGACGAGCGTGTCGACCCGCGAGATGAAGAACGACGCGACGGAGGCGACCTTCGAAGGGTCGCCGCCGGCGGCGACGAAGGCGGCGACGCCGTCCTGGTACGCGTGCGCCACGTCGCGGTAGTGCTTGCGGTTGAACATGAGCGTCACGTTGACCGAGACGCCCGTTCCGATGAGCTCGCGGATGGCGACGCAGCCGGCCGGCGTCGCGGGGACCTTGATGAAGACGTTCGGC includes:
- the sixA gene encoding phosphohistidine phosphatase SixA, with translation MLLYILRHAEAEALSPSGLDADRALTDAGTKRMKLVARAIARMEPGFDAILLSPLLRARQTAEPVIAACRFKGEPIVTEALLPGSDPMSILSEVETAEWKSVLLVGHEPHMGRLVGRLVSGRKDVEVPMKKAALAVFELHPHLAPGHAELKSYLPPRILERL
- a CDS encoding transposase, whose product is MWHVTSRGNERREVFLDDADRREFLQLLGRSVELFGWKLHAWVLMGNHYHLLVGTPEATLSRGMRQLNGDYAQHFNRRHGRDGHVFQGRFKAILVQRDAHLLEVSRYIVRNPVGAGLVASAGDWPWSSFRATAGLESTPEWLDTSFLLEQFGSRRATAAAKYREFVLDKDAASYDPWGQVLGQIYLGSASFAEAARAGAKATDEGREVPRRQREPVTPSVEAVIGLFEQAFGLTLAELRQRPRILSLERAILAGALRKHARATLPAIGEALGVEVSRASILARRNAPEGASKDVRKKVAALEKLLSERSA
- a CDS encoding cob(I)yrinic acid a,c-diamide adenosyltransferase, yielding MAIRINRVYTRGGDKGETSLVGGQRIAKDSIRIESYGTVDELNAILGVVRVTNRDLPGASPEVKETLDAILFRLQNELFNLGSDLATLPGDRHPKQPVIEAHHVAFLEATIDDLNSGLPELTSFVLPGGGLVGAHLHQARTVCRRAERLVTTLGRHEAIGDQCLVYLNRLSDLLFVLSRWAAKVRSEPEALWRPE
- a CDS encoding histidinol-phosphatase HisJ family protein translates to MAVTDYHVHTARCGHAGGATRDYVLHGLSRGLTEIAITDHVPLYFLPGEDPDPGLAMTRAELPGYVEEVLALREEFRGRIDVLLGIEADYAEGHEEELRALLSPYDWDVVLGSVHFVAGGWIDAPGAGARHESEGSANLWNAYYRLVAKAAASGLFDVMTHFDLAKKFGHHRPPECEAAEDAAVEAARAAGVAVEVSSAGLRKPVGEEYPGPKLLTKLVAAGVPLVFSSDSHAPAEVAWGREQAVAAAKAAGATGHATWRGRVRTIHPF
- a CDS encoding 6-carboxytetrahydropterin synthase; translation: MLKIRAGGNAGTVSLESPAMLHLSRTIHFNAAHRLFRRDRSEEWNRETYGAASNPAGYGHNYALEISVEGEPDPEHGMVVNLTDLDRLLKEEVDRPLDHRNLNEEIPEFRDTVPTAENLAHWIWDRVDARLRKEAWPCRLAALTLTLTPGFKVELRG
- a CDS encoding serine/threonine-protein kinase; the encoded protein is MSLPPGSRLGPYEILSAIEAGGMGSVYLGRDTRLMRDVAVKVLPVGMMEDPRAVERFLREARAAAALSHPNIVAIHDVGDAPVNVQGPFGPREVRLRYLVEEYVDGGSLRRVLKGGVRPDLLTISGWAVGIVRALVAAHEKGLIHRDLKPENVLVDSQGNAKIADFGLVRWIYPQTAAPSPKDEAKNGPPTLTHAGFVVGTLGYMSPEQVLGGAIDGRSDLFGLGILLFELVTGSSPFARSSTDAAFDAVLNHTPSPLQSFVSNVPDRLARIVSWCLEKDAAKRPASARELLPHLERLQAELAGSTRASSTGLPRLTEPPGPRGVPPLLWLATAAAVLVAFVAGFAAGRARPDNRPSPSSAAAWTAVPLSLTAEPAMEVTLLPGGRRALLGSGELLDADAGRLRRRALGGTLAGPVVGGSGSAVIGTTEEGIVEVPLPAGTPVRTLVADGLEPCLSPDESQLAFVRRDGSSSELWVARRDGHSPRRVARADTAFWAWPVFTADGASLLFYDVERTGPRAGTGLLFSVRLAEGTPLPFGPDVRLEPGARPAIAEGGSVLVRTYGIRDALLLEREGREAVPLPFGAGLSLLVASPGGETIAARPEGGPLILWRRVAGPT
- a CDS encoding FKBP-type peptidyl-prolyl cis-trans isomerase, which translates into the protein MQKSTTALVCALALAATAATAQQKQAPKAGAPKANAQAPAVAKAEAPAAAKKESKMVKTESGLGYEDVVVGTGPSPETGQICVMHYTGWLWVNEAKGTKFDSSVDRGSPFEFPIGRGRVIKGWDEGVSTMKVGGKRTLLIPPQLGYGDRGAGNVIPPGATLVFDVELLGVK
- the fbp gene encoding class 1 fructose-bisphosphatase; translated protein: MTSTGTVGTRLHRHLFETERRYPQATGELSALLSQLALAGKRIARVLSRAGLAEVLGPSGHTNVQGEEQQKLDALANDIFLEAFAYGQLVPTVVTEEMDLPARLPENEAVAASAGKYVVFVDPLDGSSNLDINGAVGSIFSVRRIGGSGPIHSEAELLARISQEQVVAGYFVYGPATMLVYTAGPKAGVQGFTLDPGIGEFLLSHPDIRIPRRGTYYACNEGFISTWPEGPRRFVEALRTPDPGRGRPRSTRYSGALVVDVHRILLRGGIFLYPGTDGSPEGKLRLMYEAAPLAAVVEAAGGLAIDGRKRIVSIFPEENHQRTPLYIGSREDVEELEKTIASAPAA
- the pgl gene encoding 6-phosphogluconolactonase, whose translation is MPRTQVTVFPSSAALAEGVAELFALRAAEAVEERGRFRVALAGGTTPLAAYRRLADSPWADLVPWGSVEVFFGDERCVGECDGDRNDAAAREALLFHVPIPPENVHPVASLAPDGAERYEALLRERLSAPAPAVPVLDLVLLGLGEDGHTASLFPGHPAAAETVRLVVRVDGAPKPPPSRVTFTLPLLNAARSVVFVVSGRGKREALARVLSGDLALPAACVDPPVGERLFFLDRAAAGED
- the zwf gene encoding glucose-6-phosphate dehydrogenase, producing the protein MQRPLWASTGTKNPAYSDLLYVENLVGPDTVNTLPEKTLEALLDHGRDLGDTVLEGVDEAHRTLDGLKELGFDVEPSARSSRARGSSPSRGPTTSSSASSRSGAAPPSSSRPARSRSGRSAPARSTERMSSTSPPAATIVIFGGSGDLARRKLVPALFELHCQGQLAPETAIVGFARSVDSDDAWRDDLRAALAEFGRTAHGDEEWGRFAARLFHFKGDLKQTQSFVDLKARLEALEGERGLPGNRLYYLAIPPSGIGDAAARLGEAGLVHAVEPSGPWSRLVVEKPFGHDLASARALNEKVRHAFRESQIFRIDHYLGKETTQNLLVFRLGNGIFEPLWNRRYVDHVQITVAETLGVEGRGKFYEESGIFRDIVENHMLQLLCLVAMEPPVAFEANVVRDEKVKVLRSVRPQTPEEILRDTVRGQYAPGSIDGQPVPGYRQEPHVAAASGRETYAAWKLQIENWRWAGVPFYLRAGKRLPKRVTEIAITFKTPPIALFRRAGVLGNEPNVLVLRIQPDEGIALRIGAKQPGPTMRVETVKMDFKYSEHFGEKTPDAYERLLLDALNGDPTLFARRDEVEAAWELVTAVLDVWRENPPRDLPNYEAGTWGPEAAMELLARDGRRWRRP